In bacterium, a single window of DNA contains:
- a CDS encoding class I SAM-dependent methyltransferase encodes MPKVKKLRLACCICENTDPDGYEVLYPLSRGEVIRCSRCDLIYVNDLPPLHDGQGDEYFAYWGIDVYQELEGSFSEEFRQALEEITMFNHSPGKLLDIGCGPGYFLTVARQYGWEAVGLDVSQDIVNLAGKRGERVFCCTVEEFAQKHPAENFDCITLFNILEHLVYPARALSVVRKILQDNGIVVIETPTEDSLIRRTAHLLYRLSGGKCDHLTRQLYHCGGHHFGFSQRTIRMLLASQGFEVISIQPVLSSPKVALRKRKAELAKAKGLSENLVQLLLMGSIALAWLGATIFGPRHVANRMRIVARPEGSTALKHG; translated from the coding sequence ATGCCAAAAGTCAAGAAGTTGCGGCTTGCATGCTGCATCTGTGAAAATACCGACCCTGATGGCTATGAGGTATTGTATCCGCTGTCACGGGGCGAGGTCATCCGGTGCAGCCGCTGTGACCTGATCTATGTCAACGACCTTCCTCCCCTCCATGATGGTCAGGGCGATGAATATTTCGCCTACTGGGGAATAGATGTCTATCAGGAACTGGAAGGGTCTTTCTCCGAGGAATTCCGTCAGGCTCTCGAAGAAATAACCATGTTTAACCATTCACCCGGAAAGTTGCTCGATATCGGCTGTGGTCCGGGATATTTTCTCACGGTGGCCAGGCAGTATGGATGGGAGGCCGTGGGTCTCGATGTCAGTCAGGACATCGTGAATCTGGCCGGAAAACGCGGAGAAAGGGTTTTTTGCTGTACGGTGGAGGAATTTGCCCAAAAGCATCCGGCGGAAAATTTTGACTGCATTACGCTGTTCAATATCCTGGAGCACCTGGTCTATCCTGCACGCGCACTGTCTGTCGTCAGAAAAATCTTACAAGACAATGGGATCGTGGTCATTGAAACCCCCACCGAAGACAGCCTCATCCGCCGGACCGCCCACCTCCTCTACCGGCTGAGCGGAGGAAAATGCGACCATCTGACCAGGCAGTTATACCATTGCGGCGGCCACCATTTCGGCTTTTCTCAAAGGACAATACGCATGCTGCTGGCCAGCCAGGGCTTTGAGGTTATCAGCATTCAGCCGGTCCTTTCCTCGCCGAAGGTTGCCTTGAGAAAGAGAAAAGCGGAATTGGCCAAAGCGAAGGGCCTGAGTGAAAACCTGGTGCAGCTTCTCCTGATGGGATCGATTGCCCTGGCCTGGCTGGGAGCGACGATTTTCGGCCCCCGCCATGTGGCCAACCGGATGAGAATCGTGGCCCGGCCGGAAGGCTCCACAGCCCTGAAGCATGGTTGA
- a CDS encoding glycosyltransferase family 4 protein, giving the protein MNLAMFHDWIIWRDSQGYFLDDAFIRFVTAFDRDFDRITFWGRVADSGDERSGRGQREIAYPLDSRKHQVCPFPYYSDIYSLYTRGPVILPQIWRSLKQNLDQWDLVWLPAPHPIGVMAACLCRRKNKPFFFLVRQNLTEQVRHRCRGARRTISIFLVHLLEWLSQRISRQALIFTVGQEMLSRYRENHPLSFPVIISLVSGQDLQNLEAEYRPGPPLLHEPIRLLSAGRLDPEKGLPYLIQAVDRLLKEEKRQISLTIIGRGKEEPLLRQEAEKRGLAAAVKFAGYVKHGPELLSRFREHDVFVLPSLTGEGLPQTILEAMACKLPVIATSVAGIPCFIRDKINGLLIPPADSHALCRAILTLADDAVLRSRIIDGGRQTIASHTLEAEKEKMMIQIRKYLLRP; this is encoded by the coding sequence ATGAATCTGGCCATGTTTCATGATTGGATCATCTGGAGGGACAGCCAGGGGTATTTTCTGGACGATGCTTTCATCCGGTTTGTCACTGCCTTTGACCGGGATTTCGACCGGATCACCTTCTGGGGAAGGGTAGCTGACTCCGGGGACGAAAGGAGCGGGAGAGGACAAAGGGAAATTGCCTATCCTTTGGATTCCCGCAAGCACCAGGTCTGCCCTTTTCCCTACTACTCGGATATCTACAGCCTGTATACCAGGGGACCGGTCATTTTGCCGCAAATATGGCGATCGCTCAAACAAAACCTCGATCAATGGGACCTGGTCTGGCTGCCCGCTCCCCACCCCATCGGGGTTATGGCTGCCTGTCTGTGCCGCCGGAAAAACAAACCCTTCTTTTTTCTGGTCCGCCAAAATCTGACAGAGCAGGTCCGGCACCGGTGCCGGGGTGCCCGGCGCACGATTTCCATCTTTCTGGTTCACCTGCTGGAATGGCTTTCTCAAAGGATTTCCCGGCAGGCGTTGATTTTTACCGTAGGTCAGGAGATGTTGAGCCGGTATCGGGAAAACCATCCGCTTTCCTTTCCGGTCATCATTTCCCTGGTTTCCGGGCAGGACCTGCAAAACCTTGAAGCTGAATATCGTCCCGGTCCTCCCCTGCTCCATGAGCCGATCAGACTGCTGAGCGCTGGCCGTCTTGATCCGGAAAAGGGATTGCCATATCTTATTCAGGCCGTGGACAGGCTGCTGAAGGAGGAAAAGCGGCAAATCTCTCTGACCATTATCGGAAGGGGGAAGGAAGAGCCCCTGTTACGGCAGGAGGCCGAAAAACGAGGGCTCGCTGCAGCCGTGAAATTTGCCGGGTATGTCAAACATGGCCCGGAGCTGCTCAGCCGTTTCCGGGAGCATGATGTCTTTGTCCTTCCCTCGCTGACCGGAGAGGGCCTGCCCCAGACCATCCTGGAAGCGATGGCCTGCAAACTTCCGGTCATCGCCACTTCGGTTGCGGGGATCCCCTGCTTCATCCGTGACAAAATCAACGGTCTGCTCATACCTCCTGCCGATTCGCATGCTCTCTGCCGGGCAATCCTGACCCTGGCGGATGATGCTGTCCTGCGAAGCAGGATTATCGATGGAGGACGACAAACCATAGCCTCCCACACCCTTGAGGCTGAAAAGGAAAAAATGATGATCCAGATCCGAAAATACCTCCTGCGGCCATGA
- the waaF gene encoding lipopolysaccharide heptosyltransferase II: MRGLPQVKKHINILSRVLDLCGRVCGRTLPAGTQSPPPVIPPGQVRRILLIQLFALGDVLLSLPLVKGLRSRYPHGEIDLWVGKNWQELRSLLPYVDQVISADSRSIGKTFTTLKRLRKKRYDAALVLYPVVIGSWLALLSGARYRIGYPHDFDYRESLAAGADHFLLTHPVELGSTIVHDTQRYLALGSELGLSLPPEPPFLYPPLPIISSMQSFLRQAGFQGDKPLVGMNPNASWQGKQWPSSHFAQLADRLIENQNVQVLFFGSRTETAYIESMTALMKNKPLSAAGKTSLVEAAALIQHCRLFISNDSGPMHMACALDVPVLAIMGPTKIGMFRPWSSISRIVQSSLPCAPCKQENTDLCGHFSCIRSISVDSVYEAAVEMLRNEHR, translated from the coding sequence ATGAGAGGTCTGCCCCAGGTTAAAAAACACATCAACATCCTGAGCAGGGTATTGGACCTGTGCGGCCGGGTCTGCGGCCGGACACTCCCGGCTGGGACGCAAAGCCCCCCGCCGGTTATTCCCCCGGGCCAGGTCCGGCGAATCCTGCTCATCCAACTGTTTGCTCTGGGAGATGTTCTCCTCTCCCTCCCTCTGGTCAAGGGCCTGCGCTCCCGGTATCCGCACGGGGAAATCGATCTATGGGTAGGAAAAAACTGGCAGGAGCTTCGCTCCCTCCTCCCCTACGTCGATCAGGTTATCAGTGCAGACTCCCGAAGCATCGGCAAAACTTTCACCACCCTGAAAAGATTGCGAAAAAAGCGGTATGATGCCGCGCTGGTGCTGTATCCTGTAGTCATTGGAAGCTGGCTCGCTCTCCTGTCAGGTGCCAGGTACCGGATCGGCTACCCGCACGACTTCGATTACCGGGAGTCACTCGCTGCCGGAGCTGATCATTTTCTGCTCACCCATCCGGTTGAGCTTGGCAGCACTATAGTTCACGATACGCAAAGGTATCTGGCCCTTGGCAGTGAGCTTGGGCTGTCCCTCCCCCCGGAGCCTCCCTTCCTCTACCCTCCATTGCCGATAATTTCCTCCATGCAGAGCTTCCTCCGCCAGGCAGGTTTTCAGGGAGACAAGCCCCTTGTCGGCATGAATCCCAATGCCAGTTGGCAGGGAAAGCAATGGCCCTCTTCGCACTTTGCCCAACTGGCAGATCGATTGATTGAAAACCAGAACGTGCAGGTACTCTTTTTCGGGTCACGCACTGAAACGGCATACATAGAAAGTATGACAGCCCTCATGAAAAATAAACCCCTGTCTGCTGCAGGCAAGACTTCCCTTGTTGAGGCAGCGGCCCTGATTCAGCACTGCCGCCTGTTTATCTCCAATGACAGCGGCCCCATGCATATGGCCTGCGCCCTGGATGTACCGGTCCTGGCTATCATGGGGCCGACCAAAATCGGGATGTTTCGCCCCTGGTCAAGCATTTCCCGGATCGTGCAAAGCTCCCTGCCCTGTGCTCCCTGCAAACAGGAAAACACCGATCTGTGCGGCCATTTTTCCTGTATCCGCTCCATTTCCGTCGATTCGGTGTACGAGGCCGCGGTCGAGATGCTGCGGAATGAACACCGATAA
- a CDS encoding PEP-CTERM sorting domain-containing protein, protein MKKNLTAIFCMTFLFCLMIIATTAKATKIEYVPTNNGGGNYTLDYTVTNDTLSDPIEWISIYFGQTSDGLNFANTGLFSNFVPDDAGVSQPAGWSSYSFEPSAVDIPGQFNSDIDTSPGIAPGSWLSGFQVTFDMDASGSYDQLYFEVGNFDASHNYQILGNGYTQLAGPAPIPEPSTIILVVLGLATLGLAMKRTSVSN, encoded by the coding sequence ATGAAGAAAAATCTAACTGCGATTTTCTGTATGACCTTCCTCTTTTGCCTCATGATCATTGCTACCACCGCCAAGGCTACCAAGATAGAATATGTGCCGACGAATAATGGAGGCGGTAATTATACCCTCGATTATACCGTTACCAATGATACCCTGTCCGATCCCATTGAATGGATATCAATCTATTTTGGTCAAACCAGCGATGGATTGAATTTTGCTAATACGGGATTGTTCAGTAATTTTGTGCCTGATGATGCGGGAGTTTCTCAACCTGCAGGGTGGTCGTCATACTCTTTTGAACCTTCTGCAGTAGACATCCCCGGTCAGTTCAATTCGGATATCGATACTTCACCGGGTATCGCACCTGGCAGTTGGCTTTCAGGATTCCAAGTTACCTTTGATATGGATGCTTCGGGGTCCTATGATCAGTTATATTTTGAAGTCGGGAATTTTGACGCCAGTCATAATTATCAGATCCTGGGTAATGGATACACTCAACTCGCCGGGCCTGCACCTATCCCCGAACCATCGACCATAATTCTGGTAGTGCTTGGTCTTGCGACTTTGGGATTAGCGATGAAAAGAACATCAGTAAGTAATTGA